From Brassica oleracea var. oleracea cultivar TO1000 chromosome C3, BOL, whole genome shotgun sequence, a single genomic window includes:
- the LOC106332484 gene encoding growth-regulating factor 5 isoform X1, giving the protein MMNLNGTSGRTIDRPPFTPTQWQELEHQALIYKYMVSGVPVPPELIFSIRRSLDSSLVSRLLPHQSIGWGYYQMGLGRKPDPEPGRCRRTDGKKWRCSREAHPDSKYCEKHMHRGRNRAKKALDQNQTTAPSTSPSLSFPNKDNPISPTLSSSSSSFIDTYSRFGVGSSNSRGYFNNHSLDYPYPSSCSPKQQQTLEHASALSLHQNTSTSQFNVLASETDHKDFRHFQGIGERTFFPEASKSFQESPYHHQEALATALNDPYHDSSSDHHHTYSSSSSRHRDYHQQQQHFVLGADEFNKSTRTVFSNTSRQGHQEEEKDSPKIKKSLHHFFGEDWAQIKNASDSWLDLSSQSRLDTALISHVAE; this is encoded by the exons ATGATGAACCTTAACGGAACTAGTGGGAGAACAATAGACAGGCCTCCATTTACACCAACACAATGGCAAGAACTGGAGCATCAAGCCCTAATTTACAAGTACATGGTCTCAGGTGTTCCTGTCCCTCCTGAGCTCATCTTTTCGATTAGAAGAAGCTTGGACTCTTCCTTGGTCTCTAGACTCCTCCCTCACCAATCCA TTGGGTGGGGATACTACCAGATGGGATTAGGGAGAAAACCGGATCCAGAACCAGGAAGATGCAGAAGAACAGATGGTAAGAAGTGGAGATGCTCAAGAGAAGCACACCCAGATTCAAAGTATTGTGAAAAACACATGCACAGAGGAAGAAACCGTGCCAAGAAAGCTCTTGATCAGAATCAGACAACTGCTCCTTCAACATCACCATCTCTTTCTTTCCCCAACAAAGACAACCCAATAAGCCCCACCTTGTCTTCTTCTTCCTCTAGTTTCATTGACACTTACAGTAGGTTTGGTGTTGGTAGTAGTAATAGTAGAGGTTACTTCAACAACCATTCTCTTGATTATCCTTATCCTTCTTCTTGTTCACCTAAACAACAACAAACTCTTGAGCATGCTTCTGCTTTGTCACTTCATCAAAACACATCTACTTCTCAGTTCAATGTCTTAGCTTCTGAAACTGACCACAAAGACTTCAG ACATTTTCAAGGGATTGGGGAGAGAACTTTCTTCCCAGAAGCTTCTAAAAGCTTTCAAGAGTCTCCATACCATCACCAAGAAGCGCTAGCAACAGCATTGAATGATCCCTACCACGATAGTAGTTCTGATCATCATCACACATACTCATCCTCATCATCTCGACATCGAGATTATCACCAACAACAACAACATTTCGTTTTGGGGGCCGACGAGTTCAACAAGTCCACAAGAACCGTCTTCTCAAACACATCTAGACAAGGTCATCAGGAAGAGGAGAAAGATTCACCGAAAATAAAGAAGTCTCTTCATCATTTCTTTGGTGAGGACTGGGCACAGATCAAGAACGCTTCAGATTCTTGGCTTGACCTTTCTTCCCAGTCAAGACTCGACACTG CTTTGATTTCTCACGTAGCTGAATAA
- the LOC106332484 gene encoding growth-regulating factor 5 isoform X2: protein MMNLNGTSGRTIDRPPFTPTQWQELEHQALIYKYMVSGVPVPPELIFSIRRSLDSSLVSRLLPHQSIGWGYYQMGLGRKPDPEPGRCRRTDGKKWRCSREAHPDSKYCEKHMHRGRNRAKKALDQNQTTAPSTSPSLSFPNKDNPISPTLSSSSSSFIDTYSRFGVGSSNSRGYFNNHSLDYPYPSSCSPKQQQTLEHASALSLHQNTSTSQFNVLASETDHKDFRHFQGIGERTFFPEASKSFQESPYHHQEALATALNDPYHDSSSDHHHTYSSSSSRHRDYHQQQQHFVLGADEFNKSTRTVFSNTSRQGHQEEEKDSPKIKKSLHHFFGEDWAQIKNASDSWLDLSSQSRLDTAE from the exons ATGATGAACCTTAACGGAACTAGTGGGAGAACAATAGACAGGCCTCCATTTACACCAACACAATGGCAAGAACTGGAGCATCAAGCCCTAATTTACAAGTACATGGTCTCAGGTGTTCCTGTCCCTCCTGAGCTCATCTTTTCGATTAGAAGAAGCTTGGACTCTTCCTTGGTCTCTAGACTCCTCCCTCACCAATCCA TTGGGTGGGGATACTACCAGATGGGATTAGGGAGAAAACCGGATCCAGAACCAGGAAGATGCAGAAGAACAGATGGTAAGAAGTGGAGATGCTCAAGAGAAGCACACCCAGATTCAAAGTATTGTGAAAAACACATGCACAGAGGAAGAAACCGTGCCAAGAAAGCTCTTGATCAGAATCAGACAACTGCTCCTTCAACATCACCATCTCTTTCTTTCCCCAACAAAGACAACCCAATAAGCCCCACCTTGTCTTCTTCTTCCTCTAGTTTCATTGACACTTACAGTAGGTTTGGTGTTGGTAGTAGTAATAGTAGAGGTTACTTCAACAACCATTCTCTTGATTATCCTTATCCTTCTTCTTGTTCACCTAAACAACAACAAACTCTTGAGCATGCTTCTGCTTTGTCACTTCATCAAAACACATCTACTTCTCAGTTCAATGTCTTAGCTTCTGAAACTGACCACAAAGACTTCAG ACATTTTCAAGGGATTGGGGAGAGAACTTTCTTCCCAGAAGCTTCTAAAAGCTTTCAAGAGTCTCCATACCATCACCAAGAAGCGCTAGCAACAGCATTGAATGATCCCTACCACGATAGTAGTTCTGATCATCATCACACATACTCATCCTCATCATCTCGACATCGAGATTATCACCAACAACAACAACATTTCGTTTTGGGGGCCGACGAGTTCAACAAGTCCACAAGAACCGTCTTCTCAAACACATCTAGACAAGGTCATCAGGAAGAGGAGAAAGATTCACCGAAAATAAAGAAGTCTCTTCATCATTTCTTTGGTGAGGACTGGGCACAGATCAAGAACGCTTCAGATTCTTGGCTTGACCTTTCTTCCCAGTCAAGACTCGACACTG CTGAATAA
- the LOC106331604 gene encoding leucine-rich repeat extensin-like protein 3: MEFLNLNVLLLGMILSFLFVQSQQGQAQTVSPPPPLLQNLSPPPPPPLKQSGDNTPPRPPPPSPQANTPPPPQNSIGILIAPPPPPSPSPPPPPHSPPSPSPPIPKPPPPPRALASPPQPNRNKSRRLRPPSPPPPRIFKQPEKSGLNTGKTVGLVFAGFAAMLQICVVTFLVFKRKQLLRMTHAC; the protein is encoded by the coding sequence ATGGAGTTTTTGAATTTGAATGTTTTACTTCTCGGTATGATTCTCAGCTTCCTCTTCGTCCAATCACAACAAGGTCAAGCTCAAACTGTATCACCACCTCCTCCTCTGCTCCAGAATCTCTCGCCTCCTCCTCCTCCGCCATTGAAACAATCAGGAGACAATACACCGCCACGTCCTCCTCCACCGAGTCCTCAAGCTAACACGCCTCCGCCGCCTCAAAACAGCATTGGCATTCTCATTGCTCCTCCGCCACCTCCTTCACCGTCACCACCGCCTCCGCCTCATTCTCCACCTTCACCATCGCCGCCGATTCCAAAACCCCCTCCTCCGCCGCGTGCTTTAGCTTCTCCTCCACAACCTAACAGAAACAAATCACGGAGGCTACGGCCGCCATCTCCACCGCCACCACGGATCTTCAAGCAGCCGGAGAAGAGTGGATTAAACACAGGGAAGACGGTGGGTCTTGTATTTGCTGGGTTCGCAGCGATGCTGCAGATATGCGTTGTTACCTTCTTGGTTTTCAAAAGAAAGCAGCTTTTAAGGATGACACATGCTTGCTGA